A portion of the Corticium candelabrum chromosome 5, ooCorCand1.1, whole genome shotgun sequence genome contains these proteins:
- the LOC134179672 gene encoding uncharacterized protein LOC134179672, which produces NVGNKDNVPGNVQLTVAYHEGEVVYAYRGDRNSELGKSWRGGILNNSVKITDHCRTGNGIPPEPSIWSGGIPGLTFDKKNPGVYTGNCDTDRYKSMIDCRWENCLLRSSISSETSHVQMTVAIFVC; this is translated from the coding sequence AATGTGGGTAACAAGGATAATGTTCCTGGTAATGTTCAATTGACAGTTGCTTATCACGAAGGAGAAGTTGTGTATGCATATCGTGGTGATCGTAATTCTGAACTGGGAAAGTCATGGCGTGGAGGAATACTCAACAACTCAGTCAAAATTACAGATCATTGCAGAACTGGAAATGGGATTCCTCCAGAGCCAAGTATTTGGTCAGGTGGAATACCAGGATTGACATTTGACAAGAAAAATCCTGGTGTATACACTGGTAACTGTGACACAGATCGATACAAGAGTATGATTGACTGTCGCTGGGAAAATTGTCTGTTACGTTCATCTATCTCATCTGAAACAAGTCATGTGCAGATGACAGTTGctatatttgtctgttga
- the LOC134179673 gene encoding uncharacterized protein LOC134179673 — protein MYHWCFETPVSQMKDVCKVSLVTGIQMYQYLRDLCSWKLQQNVSRLGGIGPVQSNVVEIDESVFPTNRSTTVTTEEEHNVTQCEFLELLINDVMCGACEVYCIEVTTGYCALQLFVLYEMAAHFVVEIVLLFSWLQVIFCVEKSLPVSCDAAVVTGPRGLPGPVGQRGMPGVPGTQGLSGFQGLPGAFGKTGDPGVPGVRGKAGPKGEKGNIGLRGSVGLKGERGDVGQKGENGVKGEVGRKGDQGIQGPVGPRGLQGVRGFPGYKGEKGSQGLQGIPGLTPLSEIKKLERLVTKLYNELKVSRVSYGDEVGTCNISTLGDLFYHNSNKSLLFCDSEKWVEITWKLYLTCSVIKINSIQFVQKVHSLPPVKVYCDYSVISSGCALVWKHSYFQVGNPTDDMRTFSSVDRPCTDLSDGWCNVGNKDNVPGNVQLTVAYHEGQVAYAYGGDRNCELGKSWRGAILNNPVKITDHCNRGNGIPPEPNIASSGIPGLTFDKWKPGVYDQNCDTDRYKTMYDCRWENCRLPSSISSKTNHVQMTVAIFLC, from the exons ATGTACCACTGGTGTTTTGAGACACCTGTGTCTCAAATGAAGGATGTTTGTAAAGTATCTCTAGTCACTGGCATCCAGATGTACCAGTACCTAAGAGATTTGTGCTCGTGGAAGCTGCAACAAAATGTTAGTAGACTTGGTGGCATTGGTCCAGTTCAGTCCAACGTTGTTGAAATAGACGAATCTGTTTTTCCCACAAACCGAAG CACCACTGTGACCACAGAGGAAGAGCACAACGTAACCCAGTGTGAGTTTTTGGAATTGTTGAT CAATGATGTCATGTGTGGAGCATGTGAAG tctattgtattgaagtaACAACAGGTTACTGTGCATTGCAGCTCTTTGTTCTCTACGAGATGGCAGCACATTTTGTTGTGGAAATTGTGCTGTTATTTTCGTGGCTTCAAGTGATCTTTTGTGTTGAG AAATCACTACCAGTCTCTTGTGATGCAGCTGTTGTTACTGGTCCTCGAGGTCTTCCTGGTCCTGTGGGTCAGAGAGGCATGCCTGGGGTACCAGGAACACAAGGCTTGTCAGGCTTCCAAGGTTTACCAGGAGCATTTGGAAAGACGGGAGATCCA gGTGTACCTGGAGTGAGAGGCAAGGCTGGACCAAAAGGAGAAAAAGGCAACATTGGATTGCGAGGTTCTGTTGGATTGAAAGGAGAACGAGGTGACGTAGGACAAAAAGGTGAAAATGGAGTAAAAGGAGAAGTTGGTCGT AAAGGAGATCAAGGTATTCAAGGTCCAGTGGGTCCAAGAGGTTTACAAGGAGTTAGAGGATTTCCTGGATACAAAGGAGAG aaAGGTTCACAAGGTTTGCAAGGCATTCCTGGATTAACTCCACTTTCTGAAATAAAGAAACTTGAACGTTTGGTGACAAAATTATACAATGAACTGAag GTTTCTCGAGTTTCATATGGTGATGAAGTTGGTACATGCAACATTAGCACGTTAGGTGATTTGTTCTACCACAATTCTAATAAatctttgctgttttgtgatTCTGAGAAGTGGGTTGAGAT AACATGGAAACTATACCTAACTTGTTCTGTAATTAAGATCAACTCTATTCAGTTTGTGCAGAAGGTCCACTCTCTCCCACCTGTAAAG GTTTATTGTGATTATTCTGTGATCTCTAGTgggtgtgcacttgtgtggaAACACTCATATTTTCAAGTTGGAAATCCAACTGATGACATGCGTACTTTCAGTTCAGTGGATCGTCCATGTACTGATCTGTCTGATGGTTGGTGTAATGTGGGTAACAAGGATAATGTTCCTGGTAATGTTCAATTGACAGTTGCTTATCATGAAGGACAAGTTGCGTATGCATATGGTGGTGATCGTAATTGTGAACTGGGAAAGTCATGGCGTGGAGCAATACTCAACAATCCAGTCAAAATTACAGATCATTGTAATAGAGGGAATGGGATTCCTCCAGAGCCAAATATTGCTTCATCTGGAATACCAGGATTGACATTTGACAAATGGAAGCCTGGTGTATACGACCAAAACTGTGATACAGATAGATACAAGACTATGTATGACTGTCGTTGGGAGAATTGTCGGTTACCTTCATCTATCTCATCCAAAACAAATCATGTACAAATGACAGTTGCTATATTTCTTTGTTGA
- the LOC134179541 gene encoding uncharacterized protein LOC134179541, whose protein sequence is MSTLGYLFYHNSNKSLLFCDSEQWVEMAWKLYLTCSVIKINSLQFVQKVHSLPPVKVYCDYSVISSGCALVWKHSYLQVGNPTDDMRTFSSVDRPCTDLSDGWCNVGNKDNVPGNVQLTVAYHEGQVVYAYGGDRNCELGKSWRGAILNNPVKITDHCNRGNGIPPEPSILSSGISGLTFDKENPGVYDQNCDTDYYKTTYDCRWENCVLPSSISTKTNHVQMTVAIFLC, encoded by the exons ATGAGCACATTAGGGTATTTGTTCTACCACAATTCTAATAAATCTCTACTGTTTTGTGATTCTGAGCAGTGGGTTGAGAT GGCATGGAAACTATACTTAACTTGTTCTGTAATTAAGATCAACTCTCTTCAGTTTGTGCAGAAAGTCCACTCTCTCCCACCTGTAAAG GTTTATTGTGATTATTCTGTGATCTCTAGTgggtgtgcacttgtgtggaAACACTCATATTTGCAAGTTGGAAATCCAACTGATGACATGCGTACTTTCAGTTCAGTGGATCGTCCATGTACTGATCTGTCTGATGGTTGGTGTAATGTGGGTAACAAGGATAATGTTCCTGGTAATGTTCAATTGACAGTTGCTTATCATGAAGGACAAGTTGTGTATGCATATGGTGGTGATCGTAATTGTGAACTGGGAAAGTCATGGCGTGGAGCAATACTCAACAATCCAGTCAAAATTACAGATCATTGTAATAGAGGGAATGGGATTCCTCCAGAGCCAAGTATTCTTTCATCTGGAATATCGGGATTGACATTTGACAAAGAGAATCCTGGTGTATACGACCAAAACTGTGATACAGATTATTACAAGACTACGTATGACTGTCGCTGGGAGAATTGTGTGTTACCTTCATCTATCTCAACCAAAACAAATCATGTACAAATGACAGTTGCTATATTTCTTTGTTGA
- the LOC134179675 gene encoding collagen alpha-1(X) chain-like, which yields MFTDKETKSSAVSCDAAVLTGPRGLPGPVGQRGMPGVAGTQGLSGLQGLPGAFGKTGDPGPVGPQGLPGRVGPAGQKGSIGLSGEKGVPGVRGKAGPKGEKGNIGLRGFVGLKGERGDVGPKGENGVKGEVGRRGDEGIEGPVGPRGLQGVRGFPGSKGEKGSQGLQGIPGLTPLSEIKKLERLVTKLYNELKVS from the exons AAATCATCAGCAGTCTCTTGTGATGCAGCTGTTCTTACTGGTCCTCGAGGTCTTCCTGGTCCTGTGGGTCAGAGAGGCATGCCTGGGGTAGCAGGAACACAAGGCTTGTCAGGCTTACAAGGTTTACCAGGAGCATTTGGAAAGACGGGAGATCCA GGTCCGGTTGGCCCACAAGGTCTTCCTGGTCGTGTTGGCCCAGCAGGTCAGAAAGGGTCAATTGGTCTGTCTGGTGAGAAG gGTGTACCTGGAGTGAGAGGCAAGGCTGGACCAAAAGGAGAAAAAGGCAACATTGGATTGCGAGGTTTTGTTGGATTGAAAGGAGAACGAGGTGACGTAGGACCAAAAGGTGAAAATGGAGTAAAAGGAGAAGTTGGTCGG AGAGGAGATGAAGGTATTGAAGGTCCAGTGGGTCCAAGAGGTTTACAAGGAGTTAGAGGATTTCCTGGATCCAAAGGAGAG aaAGGTTCACAAGGTTTGCAAGGCATTCCTGGATTAACTCCACTTTCTGAAATAAAGAAACTTGAACGTTTGGTGACAAAATTATACAATGAACTGAag GTTTCTTGA
- the LOC134179540 gene encoding collagen alpha-1(XVII) chain-like, which produces MAAHFVVEILLLFSWLQVIFCVEKALPYQSVLTGPRGPPGPVGQRGLPGPPGRMRGLPGPPGRMGDPGLVGPQGLRGRVGQPGQKGSIGLPGEKGVSGVKGKAGRKGEKGDIGLRGAIGLKGERGDVGQKGENGVAREVGRKGYQGIRGPVGPIGLRGFRGYKGEKGIPGLTPLSEIKRLESLVTRLYNELKVPRMSVGDEAGTCNMSTSGDLFYHNTKKSLLFCDSEHWVEISWKSYESCSAVEHKINSIQFVQKVNSRSPVKVYCDYSVISSGCALVWKHSYFQVGSPTDDMRTFSSVDRPCTDLSDG; this is translated from the exons ATGGCAGCACATTTTGTTGTGGAAATTCTGCTGTTATTTTCATGGCTTCAAGTGATCTTTTGTGTTGAG AAAGCATTGCCATATCAATCAGTTCTTACTGGTCCTCGAGGTCCCCCTGGTCCAGTTGGTCAGAGGGGCTTACCCGGACCACCAGGAAGGATGAGGGGCTTACCCGGACCACCAGGAAGGATGGGAGATCCA GGTCTTGTTGGCCCACAAGGTCTTCGTGGTCGTGTTGGTCAACCAGGACAGAAGGGGTCGATTGGGCTGCCAGGTGAAAAG GGTGTATCTGGAGTGAAAGGCAAGGCTGGACGAAAGGGAGAAAAAGGCGACATTGGATTGCGAGGTGCTATTGGATTAAAAGGAGAACGAGGTGATGTAGGACAAAAAGGTGAAAATGGAGTAGCCAGAGAAGTTGGTCGT AAAGGATATCAAGGCATTCGTGGTCCAGTGGGTCCAATAGGTTTGCGAGGATTTAGAGGATACAAAGGAGAG AAAGGCATTCCTGGACTAACTCCACTTTCTGAAATAAAGAGGCTAGAAAGTTTGGTAACAAGATTATACAATGAACTGAAG GTTCCCAGGATGTCTGTTGGTGATGAAGCTGGTACATGCAACATGAGCACATCAGGTGATTTGTTCTACCACAATACTAAGAAATCTTTGCTTTTTTGTGATTCTGAGCATTGGGTTGAGAT ATCATGGAAATCATACGAATCTTGTTCTGCTGTTGAACATAAGATCAACTCTATTCAGTTTGTGCAGAAAGTCAACTCTCGTTCACCTGTAAAG GTTTATTGTGATTATTCTGTGATCTCTAGTGGGTGTGCACTTGTATGGAAACACTCATATTTTCAAGTTGGAAGTCCAACTGATGACATGCGTACTTTCAGTTCAGTTGATCGTCCGTGTACTGATCTGTCTGATGGTTAG
- the LOC134179671 gene encoding collagen alpha-1(IX) chain-like, producing the protein MPGVPGTQGLSGLPGTLGKTRDPGPIGAQGLPGRVGPPGQKGSIGLPGEKGVLGVRGKAGLKGEKCSIGLQGAVGLKGERGDIGQKGENGGKGEVGRRGDHGIQGPVGPRGLQGVRGYPGHKAEVSLVYCLLPEERISGLRKVHKSGDL; encoded by the exons ATGCCTGGGGTACCAGGAACACAAGGCTTGTCAGGCTTACCAGGAACATTGGGAAAGACGAGAGATCCA GGTCCCATTGGTGCACAAGGTCTTCCTGGTCGTGTTGGCCCACCAGGTCAGAAGGGGTCCATTGGTCTGCCAGGTGAAAAG gGTGTTTTGGGAGTGAGAGGGAAGGCTGGGCTGAAAGGAGAAAAATGCAGCATCGGATTGCAAGGTGCTGTTGGATTGAAAGGAGAACGAGGTGACATAGGACAAAAGGGTGAAAATGGAGGAAAAGGAGAAGTTGGTCGT AGAGGAGATCACGGTATTCAAGGTCCAGTGGGTCCAAGAGGTTTACAAGGAGTTAGAGGATACCCTGGACACAAAGCAGAGGTAAGTTTAGTTTACTGTTTATTACCAGAGGaacggatatccgggctaag
- the LOC134179674 gene encoding uncharacterized protein LOC134179674, producing MVMKLWVELRSWKSYESCSAVEHKINSIQFVQRVNSLPPVKVYCDYSVISSGCALVWKHSYFQVGNPTDDMRTFSSVDRPCTDLSDGWCNVGNKDNVAGNVQLTVAYHEGEVVYAYRGDRTSEVGKSWRGAILNNPVKLTDHCDQGNGIPPEPNIVAGGILGLTFDKWKPGLYNQNCETDQYKSKRDCRWENCYLPSSISSKKEHVQMTVAVFLC from the exons ATGGTGATGAAGCTG TGGGTTGAGCTTAG ATCATGGAAATCATATGAATCTTGTTCTGCTGTTGAACATAAGATCAACTCTATTCAGTTTGTGCAGAGAGTCAATTCTCTTCCACCTGTAAAG GTTTATTGTGATTATTCTGTGATCTCTAGTgggtgtgcacttgtgtggaAACACTCATATTTTCAAGTTGGAAATCCAACTGATGACATGCGTACTTTCAGTTCAGTGGATCGTCCATGTACTGATCTGTCTGATGGTTGGTGTAATGTGGGTAACAAGGATAATGTTGCTGGTAATGTTCAATTGACAGTTGCTTATCACGAAGGAGAAGTTGTGTATGCATATCGTGGTGATCGTACTTCTGAAGTGGGAAAGTCATGGCGTGGAGCAATACTCAACAATCCAGTCAAACTTACAGATCATTGCGATCAAGGAAATGGGATTCCTCCAGAGCCAAACATTGTTGCAGGTGGAATACTGGGATTGACATTTGATAAATGGAAGCCTGGCCTATACAACCAAAACTGTGAAACAGACCAATACAAGAGTAAGAGAGACTGTCGCTGGGAGAATTGTTACTTACCTTCATCTATCTCATCTAAGAAAGAGCATGTGCAAATGACAGTTGCCGTATTTCTTTGTTGA